The Besnoitia besnoiti strain Bb-Ger1 chromosome IV, whole genome shotgun sequence genome contains a region encoding:
- a CDS encoding transport protein particle component, Bet3 domain-containing protein (encoded by transcript BESB_052350) — MERNKLERRKSLGHPSLLERTLQKSKQEVSLSVFAFLFSEIVQYCLSSAKKGYRMEDRLHELGLRVGYKILDLLVYRERHKKREIKVLSILTFVSTCAWRYLFGHSGELLKAQDNELEYMINDKQLLLNKYISIPRDMNHVNCGAFAAGIIEGILCSAEFPAAVSAHTVEDSPNMKSTTFLIKFLPEVIERQKRLGGGGVAG, encoded by the exons ATGGAGCGAAATAAATTAGAGCGCCGCAAGTCCCTGGGCCACCCTTCTCTGCTTGAGCGTACCCTGCAGAAGTCGAAGCAGGAG GTCAGTCTTAGCGtattcgccttcctcttctctgaaATCGTCCAGTACTGTCTGAGTTCAGCGAAGAAGGGCTACCGGATGGAAGACCG GCTCCACGAGCTAGGCCTGCGTGTGGGGTACAAAATCCTCGATCTGCTAGTCTACCGAGAGCGGCATAAGAAGCGAGAGATCAAGGTCCTTAGCATCCTGACTTTTGTCTCGACCTGCGCGTGGCGCTACCTCTTTGGCCACAGTGGAGAGCTCTTGAAGGCGCAGGACAACGAACTGGAAT ATATGATAAACGACAAGCAGCTCCTACTCAACAAATATATTTCCATTCCAAGAGATATGAATCACGTCAACTGCGGCGCGTTCGCTGCGGGCATCATCGAGGGCATCCTCTGTAGTGCAGAATTT CCTGCTGCCGTTTCGGCGCATACGGTGGAGGACTCCCCCAACATGAAGTCGACCACGTTTCTGATAAAATTCCTTCCGGAAGTCATTGAACGGCAGAAGAGACTTGGAGGAGGGGGTGTGGCAGGGTGA